In the Geobacter sp. FeAm09 genome, one interval contains:
- a CDS encoding MucR family transcriptional regulator, whose protein sequence is MTATLVELTAGIVSSHAAGTEMSSEDLIQEINRVFTTLKKLETEGATAAEGAAAPGAPAMPIKKAFQNDQVCCLICGKTGFKTLTRHLKQAHDMKPGQYRKQFNIPASQSLTAKNYSEARRKAANENNLAANLEKARAVRAAKKDAAKPAKPAKAAAAKPAKAAKAVAAKAVKTKPAKAKA, encoded by the coding sequence ATGACAGCAACTCTTGTTGAACTGACTGCGGGTATTGTTTCTTCTCATGCGGCCGGTACGGAGATGAGCAGTGAAGATCTTATCCAGGAAATCAACCGGGTCTTCACGACCCTGAAAAAACTGGAAACCGAAGGAGCCACGGCGGCAGAAGGCGCCGCGGCACCGGGCGCGCCCGCCATGCCGATCAAAAAAGCGTTCCAGAACGATCAGGTCTGCTGCCTGATCTGCGGCAAAACGGGCTTCAAGACCCTCACCCGTCACCTTAAACAGGCCCACGACATGAAACCGGGCCAGTACCGCAAACAGTTCAATATCCCCGCGTCCCAGTCCCTGACCGCCAAGAATTACTCCGAGGCCCGCCGCAAGGCTGCCAACGAAAACAATCTGGCTGCCAACCTGGAAAAGGCCCGCGCCGTGCGCGCCGCCAAAAAGGACGCCGCCAAACCGGCAAAACCGGCAAAGGCCGCCGCCGCGAAACCGGCTAAGGCTGCCAAAGCCGTCGCCGCCAAGGCCGTCAAGACGAAACCGGCCAAGGCCAAAGCGTAA
- the rsmA gene encoding 16S rRNA (adenine(1518)-N(6)/adenine(1519)-N(6))-dimethyltransferase RsmA — protein sequence MTALRRPLKALGQNFLVDGNIIAKIIRAAELTPEESILEIGPGRGALSDLLVQHGRRLALVEYDHALAAALKERYAENDRVTVIDGDVLALDLAGVLGTEPAAWKVVANLPYNISTPILFRLLELRGLFSRLVLMLQREVGERLVASPDCADYGVTTLLLGLWFDIRREFIVPPTCFHPRPKVESAVLSFVPLVRPRVEVGDEAVFRKVVKGAFAMRRKTLSNCLKAAELASPDELSGILERCGIDGKRRGETLSMEEFAALSRSLTLLQAQGR from the coding sequence ATGACAGCTTTGCGTCGCCCCCTCAAGGCCCTTGGCCAGAATTTTCTCGTGGACGGCAACATCATTGCCAAGATCATCCGCGCCGCCGAGTTGACCCCCGAGGAGAGCATCCTGGAGATCGGACCCGGCCGTGGCGCGCTGAGCGACCTGCTGGTGCAGCATGGCCGCAGGCTGGCGCTTGTGGAGTATGATCACGCCCTGGCTGCCGCCCTCAAAGAACGTTATGCAGAAAATGACCGGGTCACGGTGATCGACGGCGATGTCCTGGCGCTTGACCTTGCCGGGGTGCTGGGCACGGAACCGGCGGCCTGGAAGGTGGTGGCCAACCTGCCGTACAATATCTCCACGCCCATACTGTTTCGCCTGCTGGAATTGCGCGGCCTTTTCTCGCGGCTGGTGCTGATGTTGCAGCGGGAGGTCGGCGAAAGGCTGGTGGCCTCGCCGGATTGTGCCGATTACGGCGTCACGACGCTGCTGTTGGGGTTGTGGTTCGATATCCGCCGGGAATTCATTGTGCCGCCGACCTGCTTCCATCCCCGCCCCAAGGTGGAGTCGGCCGTACTGAGCTTCGTACCGCTGGTGCGGCCCCGGGTCGAGGTCGGCGACGAGGCGGTTTTCCGAAAGGTGGTCAAAGGGGCCTTTGCCATGCGCCGCAAAACCTTGTCCAACTGTCTGAAGGCGGCCGAACTCGCCTCTCCGGATGAATTGAGCGGGATTCTGGAACGGTGCGGGATCGATGGAAAACGTCGCGGCGAGACACTTTCCATGGAAGAGTTTGCTGCGCTTTCCCGGAGCCTGACTCTTCTTCAAGCACAGGGGCGCTGA
- the tsaD gene encoding tRNA (adenosine(37)-N6)-threonylcarbamoyltransferase complex transferase subunit TsaD: MLVLAIESSCDETAAAVVRDGRETLSSVVSSQIAIHAEYGGVVPEIASRKHLEMITPVVSQALREAGLAMGDIQGVAVTRGPGLAGALLVGLSAAKAIAFAQAVPFVGVHHIEGHIFATCLEQPVEFPFLALVVSGGHTHLYLVEGFGRYTTLGRTIDDAAGEAFDKSAKIMGLEYPGGARIDALARTGDCRAVRLPRPLINDGSLNFSFSGLKTAMLQWINKHPVTLPSQEASDLCASFQEAVCDVLAFKTEAALRQSGAQRLVVAGGVACNSGLRARMTRMAAELGVELHIPKPALCGDNAAMLAVAGNYYLCNGHPSPLSLDVTATWEMDRIKEMFS, translated from the coding sequence GTGCTGGTACTTGCCATTGAATCATCCTGCGATGAAACCGCAGCCGCGGTCGTGCGCGACGGCCGGGAAACGCTCTCGTCGGTGGTGTCGTCGCAGATCGCCATCCATGCCGAATATGGCGGCGTGGTGCCGGAGATCGCCTCGCGCAAGCACCTGGAAATGATTACGCCGGTGGTGAGCCAGGCGCTTCGCGAGGCCGGCCTGGCCATGGGGGATATCCAGGGGGTGGCGGTTACGCGCGGGCCGGGTCTGGCCGGGGCACTTTTGGTGGGACTCTCGGCCGCCAAGGCGATTGCCTTTGCCCAGGCCGTCCCCTTTGTTGGGGTGCATCACATCGAAGGGCATATCTTTGCCACCTGTCTTGAACAGCCGGTGGAGTTTCCCTTTCTGGCGCTGGTCGTGTCGGGGGGCCATACCCATCTCTATCTCGTGGAGGGTTTCGGACGCTACACGACCCTCGGCAGAACCATCGATGATGCCGCCGGCGAGGCCTTCGACAAGTCCGCCAAGATCATGGGGCTCGAATATCCAGGCGGCGCCCGCATCGATGCCCTGGCGCGGACGGGAGACTGCCGGGCGGTGCGCCTGCCGCGCCCGCTGATCAATGACGGCAGCCTCAATTTCAGCTTCAGCGGCCTGAAGACGGCCATGCTCCAATGGATCAACAAGCATCCCGTGACCCTGCCGAGCCAGGAGGCCAGCGACCTGTGCGCCTCGTTTCAGGAGGCGGTCTGCGATGTCCTGGCGTTCAAGACCGAGGCGGCCCTCCGGCAGAGCGGGGCGCAACGTCTGGTGGTGGCGGGTGGGGTGGCCTGCAACAGCGGGCTGCGCGCCCGTATGACCCGCATGGCGGCCGAGCTCGGGGTGGAACTGCATATCCCCAAGCCGGCGTTGTGCGGCGATAACGCCGCCATGCTGGCGGTTGCCGGCAATTATTATCTGTGCAACGGCCACCCGTCCCCGCTGTCCCTAGACGTTACCGCCACCTGGGAGATGGACCGTATCAAGGAAATGTTCTCATGA
- a CDS encoding ABC transporter ATP-binding protein, which produces MLRLKNINTYYGKVHALKNVSLHLGEGEIVTLIGANGAGKTTILNTISGVTPAGSGEVLFRKEPVTALSPDRIVKYGISQVPEGRQVFKPLTVEDNLELGAYLRYRGREDRSAIRRDMAQVFSLFPRLEERRRQLAGTMSGGEQQMLAIGRALMANPKLLLLDEPSMGLAPLVVQEIFRVLERLRRESGVTILLVEQNAKAALKLADRGYVLETGKVILEGPSAELLENAEVKRAYLGKDKKEIWER; this is translated from the coding sequence ATGCTGCGACTTAAGAATATAAATACCTACTACGGCAAGGTTCACGCCCTCAAGAACGTTTCCCTGCACCTGGGGGAAGGGGAGATCGTGACCCTGATCGGCGCCAACGGGGCCGGCAAGACCACGATCCTCAACACCATTTCCGGGGTAACGCCGGCCGGCAGCGGGGAAGTGTTGTTTCGCAAGGAGCCGGTCACGGCCCTGTCGCCGGACCGGATCGTCAAATACGGCATCTCCCAGGTGCCCGAGGGGCGCCAGGTGTTCAAGCCGCTCACGGTCGAGGACAACCTGGAGTTGGGCGCCTATCTGCGTTACCGTGGCCGTGAGGACCGATCGGCTATCCGCAGGGACATGGCCCAGGTATTCTCCCTGTTCCCCCGGCTGGAGGAACGGCGTCGGCAACTGGCCGGCACCATGTCGGGCGGGGAACAGCAGATGCTGGCCATCGGCCGCGCCCTGATGGCAAATCCCAAACTCCTGCTGCTGGACGAACCTTCCATGGGGCTGGCGCCCCTGGTGGTGCAGGAGATCTTCCGGGTGCTGGAACGGCTGCGCCGGGAGAGCGGCGTCACCATCCTGCTGGTGGAGCAGAATGCCAAGGCCGCCCTGAAACTGGCCGACCGCGGCTATGTGCTGGAGACCGGCAAGGTCATCCTGGAAGGGCCGTCGGCCGAACTGCTGGAGAATGCCGAGGTCAAACGGGCTTACCTGGGCAAGGACAAGAAAGAGATCTGGGAACGATAA
- a CDS encoding ABC transporter ATP-binding protein, which yields MLEVSGITRIFGGVTALDDVSFTIGQGSITGVIGPNGAGKTTLFNIITGIYSRTSGSVKLDGRDISGFQPEQLARLGMVRTFQNIELFGAMSVLENVMVGLHTKSSSGLLACSLMMPWSIAEERRIRETARQWLEFTGITGLANDTAGNLPFGKGRLLEIARALAVEPRIILMDEPAAGLNSQETYGLARLIEKIRGMGITVVLVEHDMELVMDVCDRIVVLNLGKKLAEGTPREVQENPDVIAAYLGEG from the coding sequence ATGCTTGAGGTTTCCGGCATCACCCGCATATTCGGCGGCGTCACGGCCCTGGATGATGTCTCCTTTACCATCGGGCAGGGTTCCATTACCGGCGTCATCGGCCCCAACGGCGCAGGGAAGACGACCCTGTTCAACATCATTACCGGCATCTACAGCCGGACCTCCGGCAGCGTGAAACTGGACGGCAGGGACATTTCGGGGTTCCAGCCGGAACAACTGGCTCGCCTCGGCATGGTGCGGACGTTCCAGAACATCGAGTTGTTCGGTGCCATGAGCGTGCTGGAAAACGTCATGGTCGGGCTCCATACCAAGAGCTCCAGCGGGTTGTTGGCCTGTTCCCTGATGATGCCCTGGAGCATTGCCGAAGAACGGCGCATCCGGGAAACCGCCAGGCAGTGGCTCGAGTTTACCGGTATAACCGGGCTGGCAAACGATACCGCCGGCAACCTCCCGTTCGGCAAGGGGCGTTTGCTGGAGATTGCGCGCGCCCTGGCCGTGGAGCCCCGCATCATCCTGATGGACGAACCGGCCGCCGGACTCAATAGCCAGGAAACCTACGGCCTGGCCCGGCTGATAGAAAAGATCCGCGGGATGGGCATCACCGTGGTGCTGGTGGAACATGACATGGAGCTGGTAATGGATGTGTGCGACCGGATCGTGGTGCTCAATCTGGGGAAAAAACTGGCCGAGGGGACGCCGCGGGAGGTCCAGGAGAATCCGGACGTAATTGCGGCGTACCTTGGGGAAGGCTGA
- a CDS encoding branched-chain amino acid ABC transporter permease: protein MRRDLLKFLLFAVAILVAPLAFKGGYLMNVLVFAGINTMLAVALNLLLGYAGQISLGHAGFFGLGAYLSGILTATYGWNAWLAMPLAALAVGMLAGLIGFPILKLKGHYLAMATLGLGIIIYIVFNETVDLTGGPSGFSGIPNLAIGSLVFDNDLKNYYLIWAFTLAVVLFCLNLARSRVGRALRAVHDSEVAARVMGVNARILKVQVFALSAVISSLAGSLYAHTMTFVSPASFGFNFSVELLTMVVIGGLGSIYGSFLGAALLTLLPELLRGAQDYDILIYGGLLMVMVMFLPGGLVRGIPDLFRKLAGRGEGAGNA from the coding sequence ATGAGACGCGATCTGCTCAAATTTCTGCTATTTGCCGTGGCGATCCTCGTCGCACCGCTGGCCTTCAAGGGCGGCTACCTGATGAACGTGCTGGTGTTCGCCGGCATCAACACCATGCTGGCGGTGGCGCTCAACCTGCTGTTGGGGTATGCCGGCCAGATCTCCCTCGGCCATGCGGGTTTTTTCGGTCTCGGCGCCTACCTCTCCGGGATACTGACCGCCACCTACGGTTGGAATGCGTGGCTCGCCATGCCGCTGGCGGCGCTCGCAGTCGGCATGCTGGCCGGGCTGATCGGCTTTCCGATCCTCAAACTCAAGGGACATTACCTGGCCATGGCCACCCTGGGGCTGGGGATCATCATCTATATCGTGTTCAACGAGACCGTCGATCTTACCGGCGGCCCGTCCGGCTTTTCGGGCATCCCCAACCTCGCCATCGGGTCCCTGGTCTTCGACAACGACCTCAAGAACTACTATCTGATTTGGGCATTCACCCTGGCGGTGGTGCTGTTCTGCCTCAATCTGGCCCGCTCCCGGGTGGGCCGCGCCCTGCGGGCGGTCCACGACTCCGAGGTCGCGGCCCGGGTCATGGGGGTCAATGCCCGCATCCTCAAGGTGCAGGTTTTTGCCCTGTCTGCCGTCATCTCTTCTTTGGCCGGCAGCCTCTACGCCCATACCATGACCTTCGTTTCCCCGGCTTCGTTCGGCTTCAACTTCTCGGTGGAATTGCTCACCATGGTGGTGATCGGCGGCCTGGGCAGCATCTACGGCTCGTTTCTGGGGGCGGCGCTCCTGACGCTTTTGCCCGAACTCCTGCGAGGCGCCCAGGATTACGACATCCTCATCTACGGTGGCCTGTTGATGGTCATGGTCATGTTCCTGCCGGGCGGCCTGGTGCGGGGCATCCCCGACCTTTTCAGGAAACTGGCCGGAAGAGGGGAGGGCGCCGGCAATGCTTGA
- a CDS encoding branched-chain amino acid ABC transporter permease has protein sequence MQLEQILQYSFSGLSTGAIYALIGIGFSIIFNATGIINFAQGEFVMLGGMLTLFFLEVLQLPLWAAIPCAVAVSALAGMLFERLAIRPLRRPTPLNLVIITIAGSILIRGLAMLLWGKDTHAIPPFSGDQPISIAGATVLPQHLWILAITLLVIAVNKFFFYHTISGKAMRACSYNRRAAGLVGIDVRRMVLLSFIISSVLGSLAGIIVAPLTMTAYDVGIMLGLKGFCAAIIGGMSSGVATVVGGLILGVLESLGAGLISSGYKDAIAFVILLLILFVRPQGLFGKAESERV, from the coding sequence ATGCAGCTTGAACAGATCCTTCAATATTCGTTTTCCGGCCTGTCGACAGGGGCGATCTACGCCTTGATCGGCATCGGTTTTTCCATCATCTTCAATGCCACCGGCATCATCAATTTCGCCCAGGGCGAATTCGTCATGCTGGGGGGAATGCTGACGCTCTTTTTTCTGGAAGTGCTGCAGTTGCCGCTCTGGGCCGCTATTCCGTGCGCCGTGGCGGTGTCCGCCCTGGCGGGGATGTTGTTCGAGCGTCTTGCCATCAGGCCGCTGCGCCGGCCGACCCCCCTCAATCTGGTGATCATCACCATTGCGGGCAGCATCCTGATCCGCGGCCTGGCCATGCTGCTGTGGGGCAAGGATACTCATGCCATCCCGCCGTTTTCGGGGGATCAGCCGATTTCCATCGCCGGCGCGACCGTCCTGCCCCAGCACCTCTGGATACTCGCCATCACCCTGCTGGTCATCGCCGTGAACAAGTTTTTCTTCTACCACACCATCAGCGGCAAGGCCATGCGGGCCTGTTCGTACAATCGCCGCGCCGCCGGCCTTGTGGGCATCGATGTGCGCCGCATGGTACTGCTCTCCTTTATCATCAGTTCGGTCCTGGGGTCCCTGGCCGGCATCATCGTGGCACCCCTCACCATGACCGCCTACGATGTGGGGATCATGCTGGGCTTGAAAGGGTTTTGCGCCGCCATCATCGGCGGGATGAGCAGCGGCGTCGCCACCGTGGTGGGGGGGCTGATTCTGGGGGTGCTCGAATCGCTGGGTGCGGGATTGATTTCCTCCGGCTACAAGGATGCCATTGCCTTCGTCATCCTGCTGCTGATCCTGTTCGTCAGGCCCCAGGGGCTGTTCGGCAAGGCCGAATCGGAGCGGGTGTGA
- a CDS encoding ABC transporter substrate-binding protein, which produces MGLRCVSFLVAIVTTLSAGVAFAAAPIKIGGLFAVTGPAAFLGEPERNTAKMVVDEINKAGGVKGHKLELVVYDTSGDATKAVQLATKLVRDDHVAAIIGPSTTGESMAVIPVAEREKVPLISCSAGIKITEPVKKWVFKTAQNDTLAVGKIYEYLQRHKQSKVAILTVSDGFGASGREQLKAQARKYGITIVSDDTYGPKDTDMTAQLTKIRGSQAQAIICWGTNPGPAVIAKNARQLGIKTPLFMSHGVSSKKFIELAGDAAEGIKLPSGKVIVADLLPGSDHQKNPLLAFVKDYQRHYRAEGDHFGGHAWDAVMLLKNAIERGGDTRATIRDQLEKTHGFAGIGGVFSYSAQDHAGLNKDAFVLVEVKKRDWTIVK; this is translated from the coding sequence ATGGGTCTTCGATGTGTGTCGTTTCTCGTTGCAATTGTTACCACGCTTTCGGCGGGTGTCGCGTTCGCCGCCGCTCCCATCAAGATCGGCGGGCTGTTTGCCGTGACCGGGCCGGCGGCCTTTCTGGGGGAACCGGAGCGCAATACGGCCAAGATGGTGGTGGATGAAATCAACAAGGCGGGCGGAGTCAAGGGGCACAAGCTGGAACTGGTGGTCTATGATACCTCCGGCGATGCCACCAAGGCGGTGCAGCTCGCCACAAAACTGGTCCGGGACGACCATGTGGCGGCCATCATCGGCCCCAGCACCACCGGCGAATCCATGGCGGTAATCCCGGTGGCCGAGCGGGAAAAGGTGCCTCTTATCTCGTGTTCCGCCGGCATCAAAATTACCGAACCGGTCAAGAAGTGGGTCTTCAAGACCGCCCAGAACGATACCCTTGCGGTCGGCAAGATCTACGAATACCTGCAGCGGCATAAGCAGTCCAAGGTCGCCATCCTGACCGTTTCCGACGGCTTTGGCGCCTCGGGGCGGGAGCAGCTCAAGGCCCAGGCCCGTAAATACGGCATCACCATCGTGTCCGACGATACCTACGGTCCCAAGGATACGGACATGACCGCCCAACTGACCAAGATCAGGGGCTCCCAGGCCCAGGCGATCATCTGCTGGGGCACCAACCCCGGTCCGGCGGTCATTGCCAAAAACGCCCGCCAGTTGGGCATCAAAACGCCCCTGTTCATGAGCCACGGCGTGTCTTCCAAGAAATTCATCGAACTGGCCGGTGATGCGGCCGAAGGGATCAAGCTCCCTTCCGGCAAGGTGATCGTGGCGGACCTGCTCCCCGGTTCGGATCACCAGAAGAATCCCCTGCTGGCCTTTGTCAAGGACTACCAGCGGCATTACCGGGCCGAGGGGGACCATTTCGGCGGCCATGCCTGGGATGCGGTCATGCTGCTGAAAAACGCCATCGAACGTGGCGGCGACACGCGCGCCACGATTCGGGACCAGCTGGAAAAGACGCACGGGTTTGCCGGCATCGGGGGGGTGTTCAGCTACTCCGCCCAGGACCATGCCGGTTTGAACAAGGACGCCTTTGTGCTGGTAGAGGTGAAAAAGAGGGACTGGACTATCGTCAAGTAG
- a CDS encoding ABC transporter substrate-binding protein → MKKLIAVCCMGISLLSATALHAAGTVKIGGLFAVTGPAAFLGEPEKRTLEMLVNQANAKGGINGVKLEAVIYDTGGDATKAVQLATRLIRDDRVAVIVGPSTTGESMAVIPVVEKEKIPLISCAAGIKITDPARKWVFKTPANDHVAAEKILNQMAKQRQNKIALLTVTDGFGSSGREQLKALAARKGFRIVADEVYGPKDTDMTAQLTKIRGIKPDAIICWGTNPGPAVITKNVKQLGIKTPLYMSHGVASKKYIELAGADSAEGVMLPAGKLAIYDVLPKNDPQVKLLREYDQAYRKSFGSEASTFGGYAYDAFLLITGALKKAGPGAEQIRNGIEQASKLVSVSGVFTMSPKDHNGLDLSAFEMVRITKGDWALVK, encoded by the coding sequence ATGAAAAAGCTGATCGCGGTCTGCTGCATGGGTATCAGCCTTTTGTCCGCCACGGCGCTCCATGCCGCGGGAACGGTGAAGATCGGCGGCCTGTTCGCCGTGACCGGGCCGGCGGCCTTCCTCGGGGAACCGGAAAAGAGAACCCTTGAGATGCTGGTCAATCAGGCCAACGCCAAGGGGGGAATCAACGGCGTCAAGCTGGAGGCGGTCATCTACGATACCGGCGGCGATGCCACCAAGGCGGTCCAATTGGCGACCAGGCTGATCAGGGACGACAGGGTCGCCGTCATCGTCGGCCCCAGCACCACCGGCGAATCCATGGCGGTCATCCCGGTGGTGGAAAAGGAGAAGATTCCGCTGATCTCCTGCGCCGCCGGCATCAAGATCACCGATCCGGCCAGGAAATGGGTCTTCAAGACCCCCGCCAACGACCATGTGGCAGCCGAAAAGATCCTCAATCAGATGGCGAAGCAGCGGCAGAACAAAATCGCCCTTCTGACGGTGACCGACGGGTTCGGCTCCTCGGGCCGCGAACAGCTCAAGGCGCTGGCAGCCAGGAAGGGGTTCAGGATCGTGGCCGACGAGGTCTATGGCCCCAAGGATACCGATATGACCGCCCAGTTGACTAAGATCCGCGGCATCAAACCGGACGCCATCATCTGTTGGGGCACCAATCCCGGTCCGGCGGTCATCACCAAAAATGTGAAGCAGCTCGGCATCAAGACGCCGCTCTACATGAGCCACGGCGTGGCCTCAAAGAAATATATCGAGCTGGCCGGCGCGGATAGCGCCGAGGGGGTCATGCTGCCGGCCGGCAAGCTCGCCATCTATGACGTGCTGCCCAAGAACGATCCCCAGGTAAAGCTCCTCAGGGAGTACGACCAGGCCTACAGGAAGAGCTTCGGCAGTGAGGCCTCCACCTTTGGCGGTTATGCCTATGATGCCTTCCTGCTCATTACCGGCGCCCTGAAGAAGGCAGGACCAGGCGCGGAGCAGATCAGGAACGGCATCGAACAGGCCAGTAAGCTGGTCAGCGTTTCCGGTGTCTTCACCATGTCCCCCAAGGATCACAACGGTCTCGACCTATCGGCCTTTGAGATGGTGAGGATCACGAAGGGCGACTGGGCGCTGGTCAAGTAG
- a CDS encoding ACT domain-containing protein, producing the protein MKVEQISIFIENKSGRLAEITRILGESGINIRALSLADTSDFGILRLIVNDVETANRVLKEKGFTVNKTEVVAVEVPDRPGGLGAILQTLDTEQINVEYMYAFVERCGGNAVIIFRFDETDKAIDVLKANNFSVLAGERLYSM; encoded by the coding sequence ATGAAAGTCGAGCAGATATCCATCTTCATCGAGAACAAATCGGGTCGTCTGGCCGAAATCACCCGCATCCTGGGCGAGAGCGGCATCAACATCAGGGCGTTGTCCCTGGCCGATACCTCGGACTTCGGCATCCTGCGCCTGATCGTGAATGATGTGGAGACGGCCAACCGGGTGCTCAAGGAAAAAGGGTTCACCGTCAACAAGACCGAGGTGGTCGCCGTCGAGGTGCCCGACCGTCCCGGCGGGTTGGGGGCCATACTCCAGACCCTGGATACTGAGCAGATCAACGTAGAGTACATGTACGCCTTTGTCGAGCGCTGCGGCGGCAATGCGGTGATCATCTTCCGTTTCGATGAAACCGACAAGGCCATCGATGTGCTCAAGGCCAACAATTTCAGCGTGCTGGCGGGGGAGCGTCTCTACAGCATGTAA
- a CDS encoding phenylacetate--CoA ligase family protein — protein sequence MYFNEEFETLPRPALEALQLKRLQAVVERVYANVPFYKASFDKAGLRPADVRSLDDLQRFPFTTKQDMRDSYPYGLFAAPLEEVVRIHASSGTTGKPTVVGYTHKDIETWSELMARSFMAAGAHRGDIIHNAYGYGLFTGGLGAHYGAERLGASVIPISGGNTKRQIMIMQDFGSTVLTCTPSYSLFMAEEARAEGIDFKKLKLRVGIFGAEPWSEAMRGEIEAKLNLSAIDIYGLSEIMGPGVAIECIEAKKGLHIWEDHFIPEIIDPATGQRLPEGERGELVITTITKQGIPLIRYRTRDITSISYEPCVCGRTHARMSRMSGRSDDMLIIRGVNVFPSQIESILVGIEGVEPHYLLIVDRKDNLDTLEVHVEVDEGLFSDEIKMLQLLAKRIEKEIKDVLGITCTAKLVEPKSIQRSEGKAVRVIDKRRF from the coding sequence ATGTATTTTAACGAAGAGTTTGAGACCCTGCCCCGCCCGGCGCTGGAGGCGTTGCAGCTCAAACGGCTGCAAGCCGTGGTTGAAAGGGTGTATGCCAATGTCCCATTTTACAAGGCTTCTTTCGACAAGGCCGGGCTCAGGCCCGCCGACGTGCGCAGCCTGGACGATCTGCAACGTTTTCCCTTCACCACCAAGCAGGACATGCGCGACTCCTATCCCTACGGCCTGTTTGCCGCGCCCCTGGAAGAGGTCGTCCGCATCCACGCTTCCTCCGGCACCACCGGCAAACCGACCGTGGTCGGCTATACCCACAAAGATATCGAGACCTGGAGCGAATTGATGGCCCGCTCATTTATGGCGGCCGGCGCCCACCGGGGCGATATCATCCACAATGCCTACGGCTACGGGCTCTTTACCGGCGGCCTGGGGGCCCATTACGGCGCCGAACGGCTGGGAGCGTCGGTCATCCCCATCTCGGGCGGCAACACCAAGCGCCAGATCATGATCATGCAGGATTTCGGCTCCACGGTACTGACCTGCACCCCGTCCTATTCGCTCTTCATGGCCGAGGAGGCCAGGGCCGAAGGGATCGATTTCAAAAAGCTCAAGCTGCGGGTCGGCATCTTCGGGGCCGAACCCTGGTCCGAGGCCATGAGGGGCGAGATCGAGGCGAAACTGAACCTGTCGGCCATCGATATCTACGGCCTGTCCGAGATCATGGGGCCGGGGGTGGCCATCGAATGCATCGAGGCCAAGAAGGGATTGCACATCTGGGAGGACCACTTCATCCCCGAGATCATTGATCCCGCGACCGGCCAGCGCCTGCCCGAGGGAGAGCGGGGCGAACTGGTCATCACCACCATCACCAAGCAGGGAATCCCCCTGATCCGTTACCGCACCCGCGACATTACCAGCATCTCCTACGAGCCCTGCGTGTGCGGCCGGACCCATGCCCGCATGAGCCGCATGAGCGGCCGCTCCGACGACATGCTGATCATCCGCGGGGTCAACGTCTTCCCCTCCCAGATCGAATCGATCCTGGTGGGCATCGAAGGGGTCGAGCCCCATTACCTGCTGATAGTGGACCGCAAGGACAATCTGGATACCCTGGAAGTTCATGTGGAGGTTGACGAAGGGCTCTTCTCCGACGAGATCAAGATGCTGCAGCTTTTGGCGAAGCGGATCGAGAAAGAGATCAAGGATGTGCTGGGGATCACCTGCACCGCCAAACTGGTGGAGCCCAAGTCCATTCAACGCAGCGAAGGCAAGGCGGTACGGGTCATCGACAAACGGAGATTCTAA
- a CDS encoding carbonic anhydrase, whose translation MTQLEAIITANRRFTKPNAFPPLPKSPKKQLAIFTCMDTRLVDFLEPAMGLKRGDAKVIKNAGNIIVDPMAGAVIRSLVAGIFMLGVEEVFVIGHRDCGMAELDAESVKSDMIRRGISPDVIDIHVPDLKQWLGIFNHPLENVERVVKVIRHNPLIPKDVPIHGLLFCPDDGHLDVVVDGYTQESFAAHIL comes from the coding sequence ATGACCCAGCTTGAGGCGATCATCACCGCCAACCGGCGCTTTACCAAACCGAACGCTTTTCCGCCGCTGCCCAAATCGCCCAAGAAGCAATTGGCCATCTTCACCTGCATGGATACCCGTCTGGTGGACTTCCTCGAACCGGCCATGGGGCTGAAACGCGGCGACGCCAAGGTTATCAAGAACGCCGGCAACATCATCGTGGACCCCATGGCTGGGGCGGTCATCCGCAGTCTGGTGGCCGGCATCTTCATGCTGGGGGTCGAAGAGGTCTTCGTCATCGGGCACCGGGATTGCGGCATGGCCGAACTGGATGCCGAATCGGTCAAGAGCGACATGATCAGACGGGGCATTTCTCCCGATGTCATCGATATCCACGTGCCCGACCTGAAACAATGGCTGGGGATCTTCAACCATCCGCTGGAAAACGTGGAGCGGGTGGTCAAGGTCATCCGCCACAACCCGCTGATCCCCAAGGACGTGCCGATACACGGCCTGCTGTTCTGCCCCGACGACGGCCATCTGGACGTGGTTGTGGACGGTTATACCCAGGAGAGTTTTGCTGCCCATATACTTTAA